The Hemibagrus wyckioides isolate EC202008001 linkage group LG10, SWU_Hwy_1.0, whole genome shotgun sequence genome includes a window with the following:
- the abca7 gene encoding phospholipid-transporting ATPase ABCA1 isoform X2, with amino-acid sequence MALGTQLLLLLWKNVIYRRRNKIQLIIELLWPLFLFLILIAVRHSHPPYKQSQCHFPNKALPSAGTLAWVQGIICNIQNPCFHYPTPGETPGEVGNFDNSILSRLFVDGRTVLANLGNQTTLSALENLSLAVRRLVQRQEAWPNLPVGEYLKANETFSSFLRTNCSLPSSTVDQLLKAQLSLQVSLAGPGMRLSDIVCNATLLDSYLTVEGNSSFTELQQNLCAVPSDLLQQAEQIFLSQLNLSKIITRERLRSNAAEVRQLSRTVSSVARDFSSLLNDMSALSSFTELNAELRLISPENGSTQPRESFRAFSRIVCGHPEVGGEKIPSFNWYEDQDIKSFLGKDGTEEDDLENNNTTTPFCKNLIQTLESNPLSRIVWRGIKPLFIGKLLYTPDTPVTQRIMNEMNRTFQDFEIVAQIHDAWEEVGPRLKSFMESSVEIRMLQDLLKRPEVAVMVNLQLENTSWTASRIAHFLSTPNPNTAAKEGAPATWLDLYQDFNSTISLLSQLTKCFSLNKLEGMATEGQLVERALELLEDRQFWAGIVFLLPDPSSTELPPHVKYKIRMDIDDVTRTNKIKDKFWDPGPAAEPFSDLRYIWGGFVYVQDLVERAITRVLSGKQPTTGIYVQQMPYPCFVDDVFLRVLNRSLPLFMTLAWIYSVAMIIKGVVYEKEARLKETMKIMGLGSGTLWLSWFISSYLPFLFSSGLLITALKLGDILPYSDPAVIFFFLAAFATATIMLCFLISTFFSRANLAAACGGLIYFSLYLPYVLCVAWREYLTSTHRILASFLSPVAFGFGCEYFSQYEEQGVGIQWYNLLSSPAEGDKYNFTTSIIMLYVDAFIYGVATWYIEAVFPGQYGIPRPWNFLFQLNYWGGVPLEADIPIPPAPCDQPDNQIEPEPSHLVLGVAIHDLVKIYKKGAKLAVNHLSLKFYEGQITSFLGHNGAGKTTTMSILTGLFPPTAGTVYIKGRDIRTDMDIIRRTLGVCPQHNVLFPKLTVEEHAWFYGRLKGMSSAEVNEEMASLLEDVGLLHKRHEQTKNLSGGMQRKLSVAIAFIGGSKVVVLDEPTAGVDPYSRRGIWDLLLKYRKDRTIILSTHYMDEADLLGDRIAIISQGKLCCCGSPLFLKAHLGTGYYLTVVKKELQSLTPSSTSGANLSASTLMKESDSSVSDDTGLGNEICGSDVSGLVALAQHYIARARLVEDVGREAVINFPHAASEDGTLALFLAELEKRQSELGIISYGLSDTTLEEIFLKVAEETGVDADPERGGEEEPPEDRDTERNQHYTTDANETDPLSNNVQGGMTLTGWRLTWQQLRALFTKRLKYALRSRRGFIAQIVLPAVFVLVALLFSLIVPPFGKYPPLELQPWMYGEQYTFFSNDAPENLEIQNLLQALLDPPGFGTKCMETDMEPQCEDSEAGTVFLRPQISYSTWQFFNNGNWTDVHPSPECECSTEDVRRMLPECPVGAGGLPPPQIKRQTGDLLQNLTGRNISDYLIKTYPQILKKSMKTKKWVNEFRYGGFSLGSKSSQSQTDVQQLEQSVMSIRTRYKIAQNSSLDQLLDRLPNLLTGINSTNNVKVWFNNKGWHAMVSFVNIMNNGLLRASLPPGPDRRKHGITAYNHPLNLTKEQLTELALMTTSVDVLVSICVIFAMSFVPASFVLFLIEERVSKSKHLQFVSGVKPILYWTANFVWDMLNYTVPATMVVFIFISFQQQSYVSEKNLPALVLLLLFYGWSITPLMYPASFLFSVPSTAYVVLTSINLFIGINGSIATFVLELFVDEHLNEVNRILKKVFLIFPHFCLGRGLIDMAKNQAMADAFQRLGNKQTLEPLAWDFVGKNLFAMAVEGVVFFIFTVLLQYKFFIHFRLWSDPILPPLGPEDEDVANERERVKSNKPQDDILTVRDLSKVYKAGKRPAVNQLCLGIPRGECFGLLGVNGAGKTSTFRMLTGDTTITYGDAYLNSYSVLNDMDRVHQLMGYCPQFDAINDLLTGREHLEFYARLRGVPEPYVAKVSQWGVKKLGLTQYADQEAGGYSGGNKRKLSTAISLIGAPPVVFLDEPTTGMDPKAKRFLWNCILSVIKEGRAVVLTSHSMEECEALCTRMAIMVNGRFQCLGSVQHLKNKFGDGYTIILRLFAPSLDPCPIDTYIQKCFPGVELKERHHNVLQYQLPTHACSLAHVFDILSNNSEELGIAEYSVSQTTLDQVFVNFAKEQMDDDDRLREVAVNNGSDAAQSHTSQHSSQTLSPLLTTSFKPKRSVSQVMAAQSPHPLSSSRSSQPGAAGSKTKERKCSETKQPQQIQMQPLMDFPANGIKCTEEEKSQSKDITKLFVVKT; translated from the exons ATGGCCCTAGGAACCCAGCTCTTACTCCTGCTCTGGAAGAACGTCATCTACCGCAGGAGGAACAAG ATCCAGCTGATCATAGAGCTGCTTTGGCCGCTTTTCCTGTTCCTCATCCTCATCGCTGTACGGCACTCGCACCCTCCTTACAAGCAGAGCCAGT GTCACTTCCCCAACAAAGCTCTGCCATCTGCAGGCACTCTAGCATGGGTTCAGGGCATCATCTGCAACATCCAAAATCCATGCTTCCACTACCCCACTCCAGGAGAGACACCGGGTGAAGTGGGAAATTTTGACAACTCGAT CCTTTCTCGACTATTTGTGGACGGCAGGACCGTTCTCGCCAACCTTGGCAATCAGACCACCCTCTCAGCTTTAGAGAACCTCTCGCTTGCTGTTCGGAGACTGGTCCAGAGGCAGGAAGCTTGGCCAA ATCTGCCAGTTGGAGAGTACCTAAAAGCCAATGAGACGTTCTCTTCCTTTTTACGGACCAACTGCAGCCTTCCTTCTTCAACTGTTGACCAGTTACTGAAAGCACAACTCAGCCTCCAG GTGTCACTGGCAGGTCCTGGGATGCGTCTGTCCGATATCGTCTGTAACGCCACACTCCTGGACAGCTACCTCACGGTGGAAGGAAACTCCTCATTCACCGAACTGCAGCAGAACTTGTGTGCCGTTCCCTCCGATTTGCTGCAGCAGGCTGAGCAAATCTTTCTTTCACAACTGAACCTCAGCAAGATCATCACA AGGGAGAGACTGCGCTCCAATGCTGCTGAAGTGCGTCAGCTCAGCCGGACAGTCTCGTCTGTGGCTCGGGACTTCAGCTCACTTTTGAATGAT ATGTCTGCTTTATCCAGCTTCACGGAGTTGAATGCAGAACTGAGGCTGATTTCTCCAGAGAACGGCTCAACGCAACCGCGAGAGAGTTTCCGAGCTTTCTCCAGGATTGTTTGCGGGCATCCTGAGGTGGGCGGTGAGAAGATTCCTTCTTTTAACTGGTATGAGGACCAGGACATCAAGTCCTTCTTGGGTAAAGATGGGACAGAGGAAGATGACTTGGAAAATAACAACACTACCA CTCCATTTTGTAAAAACCTGATTCAAACCCTCGAGTCGAATCCTCTCTCACGCATTGTATGGAGAGGCATTAAGCCACTTTTCATTGGGAAGCTTCTGTACACACCGGATACTCCTGTTACACAGAGAATCATGAACGAG ATGAACAGGACCTTCCAGGACTTTGAGATTGTTGCACAAATACACGACGCATGGGAGGAAGTAGGACCCAGGCTGAAGAGCTTCATGGAAAGCAGCGTGGAGATCCGTATGCTACAG GATTTGCTGAAGCGACCTGAGGTGGCTGTTATGGTGAATCTGCAACTGGAGAACACTTCCTGGACAGCTTCTCGCATCGCTCACTTCCTCTCCACACCTAATCCAAACACTGCTGCGAAGGAAGGAGCGCCCGCTACGTGGCTGGATCTGTATCAGGATTTCAATAGCACTATAAGCCTCTTGTCCCAACTCACAAAG TGTTTTTCACTGAATAAGCTAGAGGGAATGGCCACAGAAGGGCAGCTGGTGGAGCGGGCGTTGGAGCTGCTGGAGGATCGGCAGTTCTGGGCTGGAATAGTCTTCCTCCTCCCGGACCCTTCCTCCACAGAGCTTCCTCCTCACGTCAAATACAAGATCCGCATGGACATAGATGATGTCACACGCACCAATAAGATCAAAGATAA GTTCTGGGATCCTGGTCCAGCCGCAGAGCCCTTCAGTGATCTGCGCTACATCTGGGGTGGCTTTGTTTACGTGCAGGATTTAGTGGAGCGAGCAATAACACGGGTGCTGAGTGGCAAACAACCAACTACAGGAATATATGTACAACAGATGCCCTACCCATGCTTTGTGGATGATGT ATTTCTGCGGGTCTTGAATCGTTCTCTCCCACTCTTCATGACGCTGGCCTGGATATACTCAGTGGCAATGATAATTAAAGGTGTGGTTTATGAGAAGGAGGCACGACTGAAGGAGACTATGAAGATCATGGGCTTGGGCTCGGGAACTCTCTGGCTCAGCTGGTTCATCAGCAGCTATCTGCCTTTTCTCTTCAGCTCTGGCCTTCTCATTACTGCACTGAAG TTGGGAGACATCTTGCCCTACAGCGATCCTGCGGtgatcttcttcttcctggCCGCCTTTGCTACAGCCACAATCATGTTGTGCTTCCTCATCAGCACGTTCTTCTCTCGCGCCAATCTGGCAGCAGCTTGTGGAGGCCTCATCTACTTCTCTCTCTACCTGCCCTATGTGCTCTGCGTGGCCTGGAGGGAATATCTGACCAGCACACACAGAATCCTAGCA AGCTTCCTCTCTCCAGTAGCCTTCGGATTTGGCTGCGAGTATTTCTCTCAGTATGAAGAGCAAGGAGTGGGTATTCAGTGGTACAATCTACTGTCCAGTCCTGCCGAAGGAGACAAATACAACTTTACTACCTCAATCATAATGCTGTATGTGGATGCCTTCATCTACGGAGTGGCCACTTGGTACATTGAAGCTGTGTTTCCAG GGCAGTATGGAATTCCCAGGCCTTGGAATTTTCTCTTCCAGTTAAATTACTGGGGAGGAGTACCGCTGGAGGCTGACATTCCCATTCCTCCTGCACCATGTGATCAACCAGACA ATCAGATCGAACCGGAACCTTCCCATCTCGTCCTTGGAGTAGCCATACATGACTTggtgaaaatatataaaaaaggaGCCAAGCTTGCTGTCAATCATCTGAGCCTCAAGTTCTATGAGGGCCAGATCACGTCATTCTTGGGTCACAATGGAGCTGGCAAGACAACGACGAT GTCCATTCTGACTGGCCTGTTCCCACCGACTGCTGGTACAGTTTACATAAAAGGCAGAGACATTCGCACAGACATGGACATCATTCGTAGAACTCTGGGAGTGTGTCCTCAACACAATGTTCTTTTCCCAAA GCTAACTGTAGAAGAGCATGCATGGTTCTACGGCCGTCTTAAAGGCATGAGCAGTGCTGAGGTCAACGAGGAGATGGCCTCCCTGCTGGAGGATGTGGGATTGTTACACAAACGGCACGAGCAGACCAAGAACCTTTCAG GCGGCATGCAGAGGAAGCTCTCAGTAGCTATAGCCTTCATAGGAGGGTCTAAAGTCGTTGTCCTGGATGAGCCCACTGCTGGAGTGGACCCGTATTCACGACGTGGGATCTGGGACCTACTGCTCAAATACCGCAAAG ATCGTACCATCATTTTATCAACACATTACATGGATGAGGCTGATCTCCTCGGCGACCGCATTGCCATTATCTCTCAGGGGAAGCTGTGCTGCTGTGGCTCTCCACTTTTCTTAAAAGCTCACCTGGGCACAGGATATTACCTCACCGTAGTGAAGAAGGAGCTCCAGAGTCTCACACCAAGCAGTACAAGTGGAGCCAATCTCTCAGCATCTACGCTCATGAAG GAGAGCGATTCCTCCGTGAGTGATGACACTGGACTTGGAAATGAGATCTGTGGCTCAG ATGTGAGTGGCCTTGTGGCTCTTGCCCAACACTACATTGCTCGGGCTCGGCTTGTGGAAGATGTGGGCAGAGAGGCAGTAATCAATTTCCCCCATGCTGCATCGGAGGATGGGACTCTCGCCCTTTTCTTGGCAGAGCTGGAGAAACGGCAGAGCGAGTTGGGCATCATCAGTTATGGACTCTCAGATACTACACTAGAGGAG ATCTTTCTGAAGGTGGCAGAAGAGACAGGAGTAGATGCTGACCCAGAAAGAGGAGGTGAGGAAGAACCACCTGAGGACAGAGACACAG AAAGGAATCAACATTATACAACAG ATGCTAATGAAACGGACCCACTGAGCAATAATGTTCAGGGTGGCATGACCCTTACAGGCTGGCGACTGACCTGGCAGCAGCTCCGTGCGCTCTTTACCAAGAGGCTAAAGTACGCCCTGCGCAGCCGAAGAGGTTTCATAGCACAG ATCGTGCTACCTGCAGTCTTTGTCCTGGTGGCTCTTCTGTTCAGCCTGATCGTCCCTCCTTTTGGAAAGTATCCCCCTCTGGAGCTGCAGCCATGGATGTACGGCGAACAGTACACTTTCTTTAG CAACGATGCCCCAGAGAACCTTGAAATCCAGAATCTGCTTCAAGCTCTTCTAGATCCACCTGGATTCGGGACCAAATGCATGGAGACAGACAT GGAGCCCCAGTGTGAGGACAGCGAGGCGGGGACAGTGTTTCTTCGTCCCCAGATTTCCTACAGCACGTGGCAGTTTTTTAACAATGGCAACTGGACAGATGTGCACCCTTCTCCTGAGTGTGAATGCAGCACTGAGGATGTTCGCAGAATGCTACCCGAATGCCCAGTGGGAGCAGGAGGCTTGCCTCCTCCACAG ATcaaaagacagacaggtgaccTGCTGCAGAATCTGACCGGCCGTAATATTTCTGACTACCTCATCAAGACTTATCCACAGATTctgaaaaaaag CATGAAGACTAAAAAGTGGGTGAATGAGTTCAG GTATGGAGGATTCTCTCTGGGCAGTAAAAGCTCACAGAGTCAGACAGACGTCCAGCAGCTAGAGCAGTCTGTAATGTCTATCAGAACACGTTACAAAATAGCACAG AACAGTTCACTGGATCAACTTTTGGACAGATTACCAAACCTTCTTACTGGGATTAATAGTACAAACAATGTTAAG GTGTGGTTTAATAATAAAGGCTGGCATGCCATGGTATCGTTTGTGAACATCATGAACAACGGACTGCTCCGTGCCAGTCTTCCTCCAGGACCAGACCGAAGGAAACATGGAATAACAGCCTATAATCATCCACTTAACCTCACCAAGGAGCAGCTCACCGAGTTGGCCTT aaTGACCACCTCAGTGGATGTCCtggtgtctatatgtgtgataTTTGCCATGTCCTTTGTACCAGCCAGTTTCGTACTGTTTCTGATTGAGGAGAGGGTCAGCAAGTCCAAGCACCTTCAGTTTGTTAGTGGGGTCAAACCCATTCTCTATTGGACTGCAAACTTTGTTTGGGATATG TTGAACTACACGGTTCCTGCTACCATGGTGGTCTTCATCTTCATAAGCTTCCAACAGCAGTCTTATGTCTCGGAAAAAAACCTTCCCGCGTTAGTGCTGCTTCTCCTGTTCTATGG GTGGTCCATCACTCCCCTGATGTACCCTGCCTCGTTCCTGTTCTCTGTGCCCAGTACAGCTTATGTGGTGCTCACCTCCATCAACCTTTTCATCGGCATCAATGGCAGCATAGCCACCTTCGTCCTTGAGCTCTTCGTTGATGAA CATTTAAATGAGGTCAACAGGATCCTCAAGAAGGTCTTTTTGATCTTTCCTCACTTCTGTCTGGGTCGAGGTCTTATCGACATGGCTAAAAACCAGGCAATGGCAGATGCTTTCCAGAGGCTTG GAAACAAGCAGACATTGGAGCCACTGGCATGGGATTTTGTAGGGAAGAACTTGTTTGCTATGGCAGTTGAGGGTGTTGTCTTCTTCATTTTCACCGTACTGCTTCAATACAAGTTCTTCATACACTTTAG GCTGTGGTCTGATCCCATCCTGCCACCCCTGGGCCCTGAGGATGAGGATGTAGCAAATGAAAGAGAACGTGTGAAAAGCAACAAACCTCAGGACGATATTCTTACTGTCAGAGACCTAAGCAAG GTTTATAAAGCAGGCAAAAGGCCAGCAGTGAACCAGCTTTGTCTTGGTATTCCTCGGGGAGAG TGCTTTGGGCTTCTTGGGGTTAATGGAGCTGGGAAGACTTCGACTTTTCGCATGCTGACAGGAGACACCACTATTACCTATGGAGATGCTTATCTCAACAGTTACAG TGTGCTGAACGACATGGACAGAGTACATCAGCTCATGGGCTACTGTCCTCAGTTTGATGCCATCAATGACCTTCTGACTGGAAGAGAGCACCTAGAGTTCTATGCCCGATTGCGAGGAGTCCCCGAGCCATATGTAGCAAAG GTCTCACAGTGGGGCGTGAAAAAGCTGGGACTGACTCAGTACGCCGATCAGGAAGCTGGGGGATACAGTGGAGGAAATAAACGTAAACTCTCGACCGCCATTTCTCTTATCGGAGCTCCACCAGTTGTTTTTCTG GACGAGCCTACAACAGGAATGGACCCGAAGGCTAAGCGCTTCCTGTGGAACTGTATCCTTAGCGTCATCAAAGAAGGCCGAGCTGTCGTTCTCACATCCCACAG CATGGAGGAGTGTGAAGCTCTCTGCACTCGCATGGCCATCATGGTCAATGGGAGGTTCCAGTGCCTGGGATCAGTGCAGCACCTCAAGAACAA ATTTGGCGATGGTTATACAATAATCCTTCGCTTGTTTGCACCATCTTTGGACCCCTGCCCCATTGATACCTACATCCAGAAGTGCTTTCCTGGAGTAGAGCTGAAAGAAAGACACCACAATGTTCTGCAGTATCAGCTGCCAACTCACGCCTGCTCCCTCGCACACGTGTTCGACATTCTGTCAAACAACAGCGAAGAGCTGGGAATTGCGGAATATTCCGTCTCTCAGACAACACTGGACCAG GTGTTTGTCAACTTTGCAAAGGAACAAATGGATGATGATGACCGACTAAGAGAGGTGGCTGTAAACAATGGATCAGATGCAGCACAATCCCACACATCTCAGCACTCCAGTCAAACTCTCTCTCCATTGCTAACCACTTCTTTTAAACCTAAAAGGTCAGTGTCTCAAGTTATGGCTGCTCAGTCACCCCATCCATTATCGTCCTCCAGATCCAGTCAGCCAGGAGCTGCAGGGTCGAAGACTAAAGAGAGGAAATGTAGCGAAACAAAACAACCTCAGCAAATACAAATGCAGCCTCTGATGGATTTCCCAGCTAATGGAATCAAGTGCACAGAAGAAGAGAAATCTCAGAGCAAAGACATAACCAAGCTTTTTGTCGTCAAGACATGA